A single region of the Photobacterium sanguinicancri genome encodes:
- a CDS encoding putative hemolysin: MKKTLLVALLAAVGLTACSEAEKPQENQPSMANPASEFCVEQGGAVVIKDEESGQVGYCKLSDGRLVEEWAFMNEQDKDTADQPIGMANPSAVFCEEQGGTYINKDGENGQVGFCQLTDGTEVEAWEYFRENNEEGQAALIGMANPASVFCEEQGGESFISENADGQFGQCKLPDGTVVDSWEYYRAEHKDDTQK; encoded by the coding sequence ATGAAAAAAACACTATTAGTCGCCTTATTGGCAGCCGTAGGGCTAACGGCGTGCTCTGAAGCTGAAAAACCACAAGAAAATCAGCCATCAATGGCAAACCCTGCCTCTGAATTCTGTGTTGAACAGGGTGGAGCGGTGGTTATTAAAGATGAGGAAAGCGGCCAAGTTGGTTATTGTAAACTAAGTGACGGTCGCTTGGTTGAAGAGTGGGCATTCATGAACGAACAAGATAAAGATACAGCTGATCAGCCAATTGGTATGGCAAACCCATCAGCCGTTTTCTGTGAAGAGCAGGGCGGTACTTATATCAACAAAGATGGTGAGAATGGCCAAGTTGGCTTTTGTCAGCTAACTGACGGTACCGAAGTTGAGGCATGGGAGTATTTCCGAGAGAACAATGAAGAAGGTCAAGCGGCGTTGATTGGCATGGCCAATCCAGCTTCTGTATTTTGTGAAGAGCAGGGTGGTGAGAGCTTTATTAGCGAAAACGCAGATGGTCAATTTGGTCAATGTAAACTGCCTGACGGTACTGTTGTTGATTCGTGGGAGTATTACCGCGCAGAACATAAAGACGACACCCAAAAATAA
- a CDS encoding AsmA family protein, which translates to MTSANSSPEKKAAITNSKPEKKSWLRRLCTWLVITFSIVILALIIALTVGIKVDLMPYRDRIAQTLTDNLHRDTRISGDIELLIGFSPEINVNQVEIANVEAVSWQPMLTSGHISAKINVLPLLQNTLSIDYVTLSDISVLLFKDYEGKENWQFDAIQTSDTAQVSTNKDPLSFNLSIGDRITAKNINLVYDDQSQGSYIDWQLESLDLQQQNDQWHLVTQGYALGQQYNLTLDGDLEDIINQQTGNVSIQGAFAGAKLAIDASLQPPQAGDSTASVKLDWQDTQPIEDLLGLDVKHVAPLSISTNLSASAKHLFVNDVKLRSPITSADGHFAIELGKHNFIDGQLDIPVIDLRPWLQPEPEPQMMMAYSSAPPQKSPLQQALDKWLIETTTKLGIHIGEIKGLGTSVENLSLNVEGEAGKLSAPMTADIALVPFRGNATIDATEWTSNVEIQLGASDSSLGEMARWLTGIYAAKGHLEDAKLQVKTSGTKLSEWLDNSEIALTIDQAKVNWAKAATFSIDNARLHAGMHLPFKSSIQGELMGIPAHITAQAGTLADIIERRDWPTQFEFKSPVLTARAKGMLVQTNWQEGSHFSLSIKGNDASALSPWLGTQALVSGPIAIEGKLSYQDGLIALLMNELTLMNSHGQIALKWRPEPDNQWAAISGQFSRLDFTQFGQFINDDELPEVEQTIPTQGANLTIPLLSDDIVIIDADVDFAVDTLVWADQQLSDIAFNGKMRNGNMPSSPFKMRYAGSQYNGDISLNINAATINSQLNLVVNKPNIGQIAQNLSITNDLGMTLDQAKLAIHLSGRTVLELMEMAKINAQLTGGQLLLSDIYTGKALDVYLAQGQFATGPTTNTTLSLQGNVAERPVNLLLSSVSLKQANDGRKTLPASMALSIGDMQFNAKSELALPLDFKKLALNLQAEIPNLDRLNHFTGVALPPYGPITLKAQLASDENGYRFRDLLIKVSESQLTGYGDLQPQGKYNKPDVRIALTAPFIQLDDFQVGNWQAWLDENHASTEESAQTPPDTKNQPSPVISPEGLNWLNGDLTVAVNEVRSGKDWLGAGSLHLNLQNGHLVLEPLHVKLPGGDVAINAKIKARGDMFDIDLQGKVDNFNYGVLARRIQNDTDMSGKISTQFSLTSLANSPDTLMRNANGFIGFAAWPEAFEADLIDLWAVNLTDAILPSFTDENNSVLNCVAAGVDIRDGNIKQRNMLLDTTRIQVNGKFDASYQDRSFDLYLRPQSKKAQIFSLQTPIEVHGQFDDFDLNVPLSAIFETSVRFTTSPVISPIRWLIEKPLERDGSKTCELIWQGKQ; encoded by the coding sequence ATGACTTCAGCCAATAGTTCTCCTGAGAAAAAAGCCGCTATCACCAACAGCAAACCAGAGAAAAAATCATGGTTGCGCCGCCTATGCACTTGGCTGGTCATTACCTTCAGTATCGTCATTCTTGCGCTCATCATTGCGTTGACTGTTGGTATCAAGGTCGACCTTATGCCTTATCGCGATCGCATTGCTCAAACCCTTACCGATAACCTTCATCGTGATACGCGTATTTCTGGCGATATTGAATTGCTTATTGGCTTTAGCCCTGAGATCAACGTGAATCAAGTTGAAATCGCCAATGTTGAAGCTGTCTCTTGGCAACCTATGCTGACCTCTGGCCATATTTCGGCCAAAATTAACGTACTTCCCCTATTACAAAACACATTATCCATTGACTATGTAACGCTCAGTGATATCAGTGTACTGCTCTTTAAAGATTACGAAGGCAAGGAAAATTGGCAGTTCGATGCCATTCAAACAAGCGATACGGCGCAAGTAAGCACTAACAAAGACCCGTTGAGCTTTAATCTTAGTATTGGTGATCGTATCACCGCCAAAAACATCAACCTTGTTTACGATGATCAATCGCAAGGTAGCTACATTGACTGGCAACTCGAGAGTCTTGATTTACAGCAACAAAACGATCAATGGCATCTCGTCACTCAAGGTTATGCGCTAGGCCAGCAATACAATTTGACACTGGATGGTGATTTAGAAGACATCATTAACCAGCAAACAGGTAACGTTTCTATTCAAGGCGCATTTGCTGGCGCTAAACTGGCTATTGATGCTAGCTTACAACCACCACAAGCCGGTGATTCAACAGCAAGTGTCAAACTTGACTGGCAAGACACTCAGCCTATTGAAGACTTACTGGGTTTAGATGTTAAGCACGTTGCCCCACTCTCTATCAGCACCAACCTTTCAGCATCAGCAAAACACTTATTTGTGAATGATGTAAAGCTACGTAGCCCGATAACATCAGCGGATGGTCACTTTGCTATTGAATTAGGTAAGCATAACTTCATTGATGGTCAGCTAGACATCCCAGTGATTGATCTTCGCCCTTGGTTACAGCCAGAACCTGAACCACAAATGATGATGGCATACTCAAGCGCTCCCCCACAAAAATCACCGTTGCAGCAAGCACTAGATAAATGGTTGATTGAAACCACCACAAAACTTGGTATTCATATAGGTGAAATAAAAGGTTTAGGCACAAGCGTCGAAAATCTATCGCTGAATGTAGAAGGTGAAGCCGGTAAATTATCGGCTCCGATGACAGCCGATATTGCACTTGTTCCTTTCCGTGGTAACGCAACGATTGATGCTACAGAGTGGACATCCAATGTAGAGATTCAACTAGGCGCATCTGATTCATCTCTCGGTGAAATGGCGCGCTGGTTAACAGGGATCTACGCTGCAAAAGGGCACCTTGAAGATGCAAAACTACAGGTTAAAACATCTGGCACCAAGTTAAGTGAGTGGCTCGACAACAGTGAAATCGCACTAACAATTGATCAAGCAAAAGTAAATTGGGCCAAAGCCGCAACCTTTAGTATTGATAACGCACGGCTTCATGCAGGAATGCATCTACCTTTTAAATCATCGATTCAAGGTGAGTTAATGGGTATTCCAGCGCATATTACTGCACAGGCAGGGACACTCGCCGATATTATCGAACGCCGAGACTGGCCAACTCAATTTGAGTTTAAAAGCCCAGTATTAACGGCTCGCGCAAAAGGTATGTTAGTACAAACTAACTGGCAAGAAGGCAGCCACTTTTCGCTATCGATAAAAGGCAATGATGCTAGCGCATTAAGCCCATGGCTAGGCACGCAAGCTCTGGTCTCTGGCCCTATCGCTATCGAAGGTAAGCTCAGTTACCAAGATGGGCTTATTGCTTTGTTAATGAATGAACTTACCCTCATGAATAGCCATGGTCAGATCGCGCTTAAATGGCGCCCTGAGCCCGATAATCAGTGGGCAGCTATCAGTGGGCAATTCTCTCGATTGGATTTCACTCAGTTTGGCCAATTCATTAATGATGACGAATTACCAGAGGTTGAACAAACCATTCCAACCCAAGGTGCAAACCTCACAATTCCACTACTCAGCGATGATATCGTTATAATTGATGCTGATGTAGATTTTGCGGTCGACACACTGGTATGGGCAGATCAGCAGCTATCGGATATTGCTTTTAATGGGAAAATGCGCAACGGCAACATGCCCTCTTCGCCATTTAAAATGCGCTATGCGGGCAGTCAGTATAACGGTGACATCTCACTAAATATAAATGCTGCCACCATTAATTCTCAGCTCAACCTTGTTGTTAATAAACCAAACATAGGTCAAATAGCCCAGAACCTCAGCATTACCAATGATCTTGGTATGACGCTAGATCAAGCCAAGTTAGCGATCCACTTATCAGGCCGCACTGTGCTAGAGCTAATGGAAATGGCAAAAATAAATGCACAGCTAACAGGCGGTCAATTACTGCTTTCAGATATTTACACAGGTAAAGCCTTGGATGTGTACTTAGCACAAGGACAGTTTGCAACAGGGCCGACAACCAACACCACCTTATCCTTACAAGGTAATGTAGCTGAACGCCCTGTGAACCTTTTGCTGTCTTCGGTTTCGTTAAAACAAGCCAATGATGGCCGTAAAACACTGCCAGCTTCTATGGCCTTATCCATTGGTGATATGCAATTTAACGCCAAGTCTGAATTGGCGTTGCCGCTAGACTTCAAAAAATTAGCACTCAACTTACAGGCTGAGATACCTAATCTCGATCGCCTTAACCACTTTACAGGTGTGGCACTTCCACCCTATGGCCCTATTACCTTAAAAGCCCAGTTAGCATCAGATGAAAATGGCTACCGTTTCCGCGATTTATTAATCAAAGTCAGCGAGAGCCAATTAACAGGGTATGGCGACCTTCAACCTCAGGGTAAATATAACAAGCCAGATGTTCGTATTGCTTTAACCGCCCCTTTTATCCAATTAGATGACTTCCAAGTCGGTAATTGGCAAGCATGGCTAGACGAAAATCATGCGTCGACAGAGGAAAGCGCTCAAACGCCACCAGATACTAAAAACCAGCCATCCCCTGTTATTAGCCCTGAAGGCTTAAACTGGCTCAATGGTGATCTCACAGTTGCCGTCAATGAAGTACGATCGGGTAAAGATTGGTTGGGTGCGGGTTCACTTCATCTAAACCTCCAAAACGGACATTTAGTGCTTGAACCCTTGCACGTCAAATTACCCGGGGGCGATGTTGCCATTAATGCAAAAATCAAAGCGCGTGGTGATATGTTCGATATTGACTTGCAAGGTAAAGTGGACAATTTCAACTATGGTGTTCTAGCCCGTCGCATTCAAAACGATACGGATATGTCAGGTAAAATCAGTACACAATTCTCACTGACAAGCCTTGCCAATTCACCAGATACCTTGATGAGAAATGCCAACGGTTTTATTGGTTTTGCCGCTTGGCCAGAGGCATTTGAAGCCGACCTGATTGACCTGTGGGCAGTGAACCTAACCGACGCCATCTTACCGAGCTTTACCGATGAAAATAACTCGGTACTGAACTGTGTTGCTGCGGGGGTTGATATCCGTGATGGTAATATCAAACAACGGAATATGTTGCTCGATACCACGCGTATTCAAGTGAATGGTAAATTTGATGCGTCATACCAAGATCGTAGTTTTGATCTCTACCTACGACCGCAGTCGAAGAAAGCCCAAATCTTCAGCTTACAAACGCCAATCGAAGTACATGGTCAATTTGATGACTTTGATTTGAATGTTCCGCTGTCTGCTATTTTTGAAACATCAGTGCGTTTTACCACCAGCCCAGTCATTTCACCTATACGCTGGCTAATTGAAAAACCATTAGAGCGTGATGGAAGCAAGACCTGTGAGCTCATTTGGCAAGGTAAGCAATAG
- a CDS encoding metal ABC transporter ATP-binding protein: MWYQLDVVDAVFTTEIIPLNSFNSMILIDNLSVCYRNELALDCVSAKIESGELLAVVGPNGAGKSTLLKAIMNQLKPSDGAIFLGRHSLKDIAYLPQSSEIDKQFPITVREFVAAGAWRRLSFWRAFSRQENAKMYQAIETVGLLGMEERQISALSGGQFQRMLFARMLVQDADVLLLDEPFNAIDVQTIEDLMQVISGCQQAGKTVVAVIHDLALVQRYFPQVMLVATKMIAKGEANEVLASANLIAAGYQHLAQNPMEQPLNKSQAA; this comes from the coding sequence TTGTGGTATCAGCTTGATGTGGTTGATGCTGTCTTTACTACTGAAATAATCCCACTTAATAGTTTTAATTCAATGATATTAATAGATAATTTATCAGTTTGTTATCGTAATGAACTGGCGCTTGACTGCGTGTCTGCAAAGATTGAAAGCGGAGAGCTACTCGCGGTGGTTGGCCCTAATGGGGCTGGTAAGTCTACGTTACTTAAAGCGATCATGAATCAGCTCAAGCCGAGTGATGGCGCCATTTTTCTTGGACGGCATAGTTTGAAAGATATCGCTTACTTACCGCAGAGCAGCGAAATCGATAAACAATTCCCAATCACAGTACGTGAGTTTGTTGCTGCTGGTGCTTGGCGACGTTTGAGTTTTTGGCGGGCATTTAGTCGTCAAGAAAATGCAAAAATGTATCAAGCAATCGAAACCGTTGGTTTGCTGGGTATGGAAGAACGTCAAATCAGTGCGCTATCAGGTGGGCAATTTCAGCGTATGTTATTTGCCCGAATGCTAGTGCAAGATGCAGATGTTTTGTTATTAGATGAGCCATTCAACGCTATCGATGTACAAACCATTGAAGATTTAATGCAAGTGATCAGCGGCTGTCAGCAAGCGGGCAAAACGGTAGTCGCGGTCATTCATGATTTGGCATTAGTACAGCGATATTTTCCGCAAGTGATGTTAGTAGCAACCAAAATGATCGCCAAAGGTGAAGCTAACGAAGTATTAGCTTCCGCCAACTTGATTGCAGCTGGATACCAACATTTAGCTCAAAACCCGATGGAACAACCTTTAAATAAAAGCCAAGCCGCATGA
- a CDS encoding metal ABC transporter permease, whose protein sequence is MSTEFYTLFIEPFSDFSFMQRALWGCIVLSLSATPIGVFLTLRRMSLTGDAMAHAILPGAAIGFLISGLSVSAMTIGGVVAGCIVAVLAGIVARHSHAEEDSSMAAFYLLSLATGVLIISSKGSNVDLLHVLFGSTLALNDEALILLTSIATISMLMLAILYRPIVMECVDPAFFRTVSKLSSVAHYSFLLLVVLNLVAGFHALGTLMAVGLMILPAAIARFWTARLGVMLVIAFFASVVSCYFGLFLSYHASLATSPAIVLVLGGMYIVSLLIGRHGGLLLKQFAN, encoded by the coding sequence ATGAGTACTGAATTTTACACCTTATTTATTGAACCCTTTTCCGATTTCTCTTTCATGCAGCGCGCATTGTGGGGATGTATTGTGCTGAGTTTAAGCGCAACCCCGATTGGTGTCTTTCTGACGTTACGTCGAATGAGCCTTACCGGTGATGCAATGGCGCACGCTATTTTGCCTGGAGCGGCCATCGGATTTTTGATTTCAGGCTTATCAGTTTCTGCGATGACAATTGGTGGCGTTGTTGCTGGGTGTATTGTTGCGGTTTTAGCGGGCATTGTGGCACGGCATTCCCATGCTGAAGAAGATTCGAGCATGGCGGCTTTTTATCTTCTTTCATTAGCAACGGGCGTCCTGATTATCTCATCAAAAGGCAGCAATGTTGATTTGTTACACGTGCTTTTTGGATCAACGTTGGCACTGAACGATGAAGCGCTGATTTTATTGACCTCGATAGCAACCATTTCAATGTTAATGCTGGCCATTTTATATCGACCAATCGTAATGGAATGTGTTGATCCTGCTTTTTTCAGAACGGTGAGTAAATTAAGTTCTGTTGCCCATTACAGCTTTTTACTCTTGGTCGTGTTGAACCTAGTTGCAGGTTTCCACGCTTTAGGGACGTTAATGGCGGTCGGCTTAATGATTTTACCTGCTGCGATTGCACGTTTTTGGACGGCTCGTTTGGGTGTAATGCTGGTTATTGCTTTTTTTGCCTCTGTAGTGAGTTGTTACTTCGGTCTGTTTTTATCGTATCACGCCAGTCTGGCAACCAGCCCAGCTATCGTCTTGGTATTGGGTGGAATGTATATCGTGTCGTTACTAATAGGACGTCATGGCGGCTTATTGCTGAAGCAATTTGCAAATTAA
- a CDS encoding metal ABC transporter substrate-binding protein, with product MSKATFAVSMIALGLGCSSAVMADTKVPVVTSFSVLGDLVQQVGGDHVAITNLVKANGDAHVYNPAPLDAKAIASAQLVVMNGLEFEGWMPRLLESSNFKGNKVLAADGIDTIKGHSCSCGGHGHHDDHDHDHDHDHDHDHDHDHDHGHAHGEFDPHSWHSIKNVKVYVKNIEKGLTKVDPANADDYQRNAALYIQKLDKLDVKLHKKIALIPEGKRKVITPHAAFAYMARDYKIDFHAPQGTSTESEASAGDVAKIIKQIRSEGIKAVFVENISDNRLIEQISRETDAKIGGQLYSDALSEPTGPAPTYLKMMEYNVDTIVNALK from the coding sequence ATGTCTAAAGCAACGTTCGCAGTTTCAATGATTGCGCTTGGGCTTGGTTGTAGTTCAGCAGTAATGGCCGATACAAAAGTTCCTGTTGTTACCAGTTTTTCTGTGTTGGGTGATCTTGTTCAACAAGTAGGTGGCGACCATGTTGCTATTACTAACTTAGTTAAAGCAAATGGTGATGCACACGTATATAACCCAGCACCTTTAGACGCGAAGGCAATTGCATCAGCACAGCTAGTCGTGATGAATGGGCTTGAGTTTGAAGGTTGGATGCCTCGTTTATTGGAGTCGTCTAATTTTAAGGGTAACAAAGTGTTAGCCGCTGACGGTATCGATACAATTAAAGGCCATAGTTGCTCTTGTGGCGGTCACGGCCATCATGATGACCATGACCATGACCATGACCATGACCATGACCATGACCATGACCATGACCACGACCACGGTCATGCCCATGGTGAGTTTGACCCGCATTCATGGCATAGCATCAAAAATGTGAAAGTCTATGTGAAAAATATCGAGAAGGGCCTAACAAAGGTTGATCCAGCTAACGCTGACGATTACCAACGAAATGCAGCTCTGTATATCCAGAAACTGGATAAACTCGATGTTAAGTTACATAAAAAAATCGCATTAATTCCAGAAGGAAAACGTAAAGTCATAACGCCACATGCTGCCTTTGCTTATATGGCGAGAGATTACAAGATCGATTTTCATGCACCACAAGGTACAAGCACGGAATCAGAGGCGAGTGCAGGGGATGTGGCTAAGATTATTAAGCAAATCCGTAGTGAAGGTATTAAAGCGGTATTTGTTGAAAACATCTCTGATAACCGTTTAATTGAACAAATCAGTCGTGAAACCGATGCTAAGATCGGTGGTCAGTTATATTCAGATGCGCTTTCAGAACCAACAGGTCCTGCACCGACGTATTTAAAAATGATGGAATACAATGTAGATACTATAGTGAATGCGTTGAAGTAA
- a CDS encoding AMP-binding protein: MTLPLSADRLKETTMLQPLPHEMILKWAEERADEIYLRQINNRKFVDYSYADVADKALRLVSALRDLGIQPGDRVALASKNCAEWFICDLAMMLGSYISVPVFPTAGAETIEHCVTHSESKVLIIGKLDDSKAIKSVCSHLPDVITIGFNYDSTPPCQYQFNTLVEQHEPSAERPTYENDDLMSIVYTSGTSGLPKGAMLSFGAFAWSSQRLIDHIGMQDGERLFSYLPLAHITERVYIFGSSVMAGMQVAFPESLDTFIDDVKMHRPTLFISVPRLWTLFQQRIQDKLPQRKLDFLLKIPFISGVIKRKLADGLGLDKARVLGCGSAPVSPALLRWYERIGLHITEAWGMTESFAYSTLNHPFRSDKIGSVGNPGPGVEIKIAADEEILVRSEGLFSGYYKNEEASKECFDKDGWLYTGDIGSVDDEGYVTIEGRKKDTFKTAKGKFVSPVPIEKRLFELSNVELMCLVGSGMPAPVLLAIPHEFPNFDRKRYEKKVHHVIEVINQELESHAKIKGVLMIKEPWSIENGVLTPTLKIKRHILEKRYQEIGNEWPKGQLVQWEE; the protein is encoded by the coding sequence ATGACCTTACCTCTCTCTGCTGATCGTTTAAAGGAAACCACTATGCTTCAACCTCTACCCCATGAAATGATTTTAAAGTGGGCAGAAGAGCGTGCTGACGAAATTTACCTGCGCCAAATTAATAACCGTAAGTTTGTTGATTATTCTTATGCTGATGTAGCCGATAAAGCGCTAAGACTTGTCAGTGCACTGCGTGACTTAGGTATTCAACCCGGTGATCGTGTCGCTCTTGCTTCCAAAAACTGTGCTGAGTGGTTTATTTGTGACTTAGCCATGATGCTTGGTAGCTACATCAGTGTTCCTGTTTTTCCTACAGCAGGTGCAGAAACAATCGAGCATTGCGTTACACACAGTGAATCTAAAGTATTAATCATCGGTAAGCTCGACGATAGCAAAGCCATTAAGTCCGTTTGTAGCCACCTTCCCGATGTTATTACTATTGGTTTTAACTATGACAGTACACCGCCTTGTCAGTACCAGTTCAATACGCTGGTAGAACAGCACGAACCATCAGCCGAACGTCCAACGTATGAAAACGATGATCTTATGTCGATTGTGTACACCTCTGGTACATCTGGCTTACCAAAAGGTGCCATGCTTAGCTTTGGGGCGTTTGCATGGTCTTCGCAACGTTTGATTGATCATATCGGTATGCAAGATGGCGAACGCCTATTCTCTTACTTACCACTCGCGCACATTACTGAACGTGTCTACATTTTCGGTTCTTCCGTTATGGCCGGCATGCAAGTCGCCTTCCCTGAGTCACTTGATACTTTCATTGATGATGTGAAGATGCACCGACCAACGCTGTTTATTTCAGTTCCTCGTTTATGGACGCTATTCCAGCAACGTATTCAGGATAAATTGCCACAACGTAAACTCGACTTCTTGCTAAAAATCCCATTCATTTCAGGGGTAATTAAGCGTAAGTTAGCCGATGGACTTGGCCTTGATAAAGCACGCGTATTAGGTTGTGGTTCTGCGCCCGTCTCCCCTGCGTTACTGCGTTGGTATGAACGTATCGGGCTACATATCACTGAAGCTTGGGGCATGACAGAGTCTTTTGCCTACAGCACACTAAATCACCCATTCCGCAGCGATAAAATTGGTTCAGTCGGGAACCCAGGTCCTGGGGTAGAGATTAAAATTGCAGCCGACGAAGAGATTTTGGTTCGAAGCGAAGGACTTTTCTCTGGCTACTACAAAAATGAAGAAGCCAGCAAAGAATGCTTTGATAAAGACGGGTGGCTATATACAGGTGACATCGGCTCTGTAGATGATGAAGGCTATGTCACCATTGAAGGCCGCAAGAAAGATACATTCAAAACAGCAAAAGGAAAGTTCGTTTCTCCAGTTCCAATTGAGAAACGTCTGTTCGAGTTAAGTAATGTTGAGCTGATGTGCTTAGTTGGCTCTGGTATGCCAGCACCGGTTTTATTAGCCATTCCCCACGAGTTCCCGAACTTTGATCGCAAACGCTATGAGAAAAAGGTCCACCATGTGATTGAAGTCATCAACCAAGAACTTGAATCTCATGCGAAGATCAAGGGCGTATTGATGATCAAAGAACCCTGGAGTATCGAAAACGGTGTGCTTACCCCGACGCTTAAAATTAAACGTCATATTCTAGAGAAACGTTATCAAGAGATTGGTAATGAATGGCCAAAAGGCCAGTTGGTGCAATGGGAAGAGTAA
- a CDS encoding L,D-transpeptidase family protein gives MLNRFMLRGLLACTSLACVISPSAWSYQDYPPHGSRTVDDVRHRYSPIIVPRLTRLFAQSGVAYPPEKLGLFAIKEDEALELWAKQKGRWSYIKRYPVKKQSGELGPKLREGDKQVPEGIYQVVGLNPNSRFHLSMKLNYPNRFDLQHAQEEKRYKPGSNIFIHGRASSVGCLAMGDVAIEELFIAAEAVGIENIEVVISPTDPRKGPLIAASTYPHWTTNLYRNIEEAAVKFGR, from the coding sequence ATGCTAAATCGCTTTATGCTCCGTGGGCTCCTTGCATGCACTTCTTTGGCTTGTGTTATTAGTCCTTCCGCATGGTCATACCAAGATTATCCTCCTCATGGAAGTCGCACTGTTGATGATGTACGTCATCGTTATTCTCCTATTATAGTGCCACGTTTAACACGTTTGTTTGCGCAATCTGGAGTGGCTTATCCACCTGAAAAATTAGGTTTATTTGCAATAAAGGAAGATGAAGCATTAGAGCTTTGGGCTAAACAAAAGGGACGTTGGTCTTATATCAAGCGTTACCCCGTGAAAAAACAAAGTGGTGAATTAGGCCCTAAGTTACGGGAGGGCGACAAACAAGTACCGGAAGGGATATACCAAGTTGTTGGTCTTAACCCGAATAGTCGTTTTCATTTATCAATGAAGTTGAATTATCCAAACCGTTTTGATCTTCAGCATGCCCAAGAAGAAAAGCGGTATAAACCTGGCTCAAATATTTTTATTCATGGTCGTGCATCATCGGTAGGGTGTCTGGCAATGGGTGATGTTGCCATAGAAGAGCTGTTTATCGCCGCTGAGGCCGTCGGAATCGAGAATATTGAGGTGGTCATCTCACCCACAGATCCGAGGAAGGGGCCTTTAATTGCCGCTAGCACATATCCACATTGGACAACGAATCTTTACCGTAATATAGAAGAAGCTGCTGTAAAGTTTGGTCGATAG
- a CDS encoding TetR family transcriptional regulator: MPKRSKEDTEITIQTIMDAVVDQLLTLGYDKMSYTTLSKQTGISRTGISHHFPKKSDFANAMDGRIFKLFVEKLDLESDLETFVTSWVAALEDEKFLAILRLLFHHIVTAESSNEFAMRGIERLYQLCSDRFGEDSIKELEWLFGKSLIMMAK; this comes from the coding sequence ATGCCAAAGCGTAGCAAAGAAGATACAGAGATCACAATCCAAACCATTATGGATGCGGTTGTTGATCAACTGCTGACATTAGGTTACGACAAAATGTCATACACCACGTTAAGTAAGCAGACCGGCATTTCTCGTACTGGCATTAGCCATCACTTTCCTAAAAAATCGGATTTCGCGAATGCAATGGATGGGCGAATCTTTAAACTGTTCGTTGAAAAACTCGATCTTGAAAGTGATCTTGAAACTTTCGTAACTAGCTGGGTTGCGGCATTAGAAGATGAGAAGTTTCTAGCAATTCTGCGTCTACTTTTCCACCACATTGTCACTGCAGAAAGCTCGAATGAATTTGCGATGCGTGGTATTGAACGTTTATACCAACTTTGTAGCGATCGTTTTGGTGAAGACAGCATCAAAGAACTTGAATGGCTATTTGGTAAATCATTAATCATGATGGCTAAGTAG